A region from the bacterium genome encodes:
- a CDS encoding malonyl CoA-acyl carrier protein transacylase, protein EQVKKPVRWEESVKKMASLGVTTMVECGPGRVLKGLIKRIAPEINVLNVEDSKTLAETLEALKKV, encoded by the coding sequence AGAACAGGTAAAAAAGCCGGTGCGCTGGGAGGAGTCGGTAAAGAAGATGGCCTCGCTGGGAGTGACCACCATGGTGGAATGCGGCCCGGGCCGGGTGCTGAAGGGGCTGATCAAGCGGATCGCGCCGGAGATCAATGTGCTGAACGTGGAGGATAGCAAGACCCTGGCGGAGACGCTGGAAGCACTTAAAAAGGTCTGA